Proteins from a single region of Gasterosteus aculeatus chromosome 20, fGasAcu3.hap1.1, whole genome shotgun sequence:
- the tp53inp1 gene encoding tumor protein p53-inducible nuclear protein 1 yields MFQRFTSALFGDDGEELSRREEEEEEEEEEEDWILVNYLAEAGGDGLSASTAGPEEEEEKEEEEDLVMIPSPVDNPQIRYASCTSLNSTADTDGGAEEEEEEEEEESGFLRLNACSLEESWFVTPPPCFTGRGVPPALLEASPLENLLIEHPSMSVYAHRSPPRMTLDPLPRSLDLELGLLPGNVPAAMTPSAGKEKGRRTLDGPRHSPCRPEVAVVPRRSTLHSACYAAALSARAGLLQQRDSNAAQRSKPLSRNALRRLNMLRPPKTSSAHLHQPSQRHLNF; encoded by the exons ATGTTCCAGAGGTTCACCAGCGCTCTGTTCGGGGATGACGGCGAGGAGCTGAGTCgccgcgaggaggaggaggaggaggaggaggaagaagaagactggATCCTGGTCAACTACCTGG CCGAGGCCGGTGGCGACGGCCTCTCCGCATCCACCGCTGgtccagaggaggaagaggagaaggaggaagaggaggacctgGTGATGATCCCCTCCCCCGTGGACAACCCCCAGATCCGCTACGCCTCCTGCACCTCCCTCAACTCCACGGCGGACACGGACGGCggcgccgaggaggaggaggaggaggaggaggaggagagcgggttCCTCCGTCTGAACGCCTGCTCCCTGGAGGAGAGCTGGTTCGTCACGCCGCCGCCGTGCTTCACGGGGCGCGGCGTGCCGCCGGCGCTCCTGGAGGCCAGCCCTCTGGAGAACCTGCTGATTGAGCACCCCAGTATGTCTGTCTACGCCCACCGCAGCCCCCCCAGGATGACCCTAGACCCCCTGCCGCGCTCCCTTGACCTGGAGCTGGgcttgttgcctggcaacgtGCCCGCCGCCATGACGCCATCTGCCGGGAAAGAGAAGGGAAGACGCACGCTGGACGGCCCTCGACACAG CCCTTGCAGGCCGGAGGTGGCGGTCGTCCCGCGGCGCTCCACCCTCCACTCGGCTTGCTACGCCGCGGCGCTCTCCGCCCGCGccggcctcctgcagcagcgggACAGCAACGCCGCTCAGCGCAGCAAGCCGCTGTCCCGCAACGCCCTGCGGCGCCTCAACATGCTGCGCCCCCCGAAGACCAGCTCCGCCCACCTGCACCAGCCCAGCCAGAGACACCTCAACTTTTGA